One stretch of Streptomyces sp. 135 DNA includes these proteins:
- a CDS encoding glycerophosphodiester phosphodiesterase, which yields MTTRVRHPYLAHPGPLALAHRGGAADGLENTAAAFRRAVGLGYRYIETDVHATADGRLVAFHDATLDRVTDAAGRIVDLPWSEVRHARVAGTEPVPLFEELLEAFPDVRWNVDVKADPALAPLLYLIRRAGAWDRVCVGSFSEARVARAQRLAGPRLATSFGTRGVAALRMRSYGVPAVVRRSAVCAQVPETHGGIRVVDHRFVRAAHARGLQVHVWTVNDAERMAALLDLGVDGIVSDHIETLREVLEDRGAWI from the coding sequence GTGACCACGCGCGTACGCCATCCCTACCTCGCTCACCCGGGGCCCCTGGCCCTCGCCCACCGCGGGGGCGCCGCGGACGGCCTGGAGAACACCGCCGCCGCCTTCCGGCGCGCCGTCGGTCTCGGCTACCGCTACATCGAGACCGATGTGCACGCCACGGCCGACGGCCGCCTCGTCGCCTTCCACGACGCGACGCTCGACCGCGTCACGGACGCGGCGGGCCGCATCGTCGACCTCCCGTGGAGCGAGGTGCGCCACGCGCGCGTGGCCGGCACGGAGCCGGTGCCCCTCTTCGAAGAGCTCCTGGAGGCCTTCCCCGACGTGCGCTGGAACGTGGACGTGAAGGCCGACCCCGCGCTGGCGCCGCTGCTCTACCTGATCCGTCGCGCCGGGGCCTGGGACCGCGTCTGCGTCGGCTCGTTCTCCGAGGCGCGCGTGGCCCGGGCGCAGCGCCTCGCGGGCCCGCGCCTCGCCACGTCGTTCGGTACGCGGGGCGTGGCGGCGCTGCGTATGCGGTCGTACGGCGTCCCGGCGGTGGTCCGCCGCTCGGCGGTCTGTGCGCAGGTGCCCGAGACGCACGGCGGGATACGGGTGGTCGACCACCGCTTCGTGCGGGCCGCCCACGCGCGCGGGCTCCAGGTCCACGTGTGGACCGTCAACGACGCCGAGCGCATGGCAGCCCTGCTGGACCTGGGCGTGGATGGCATAGTTTCCGATCACATCGAGACGCTGCGCGAGGTGCTGGAGGACCGGGGGGCCTGGATCTGA
- a CDS encoding polyprenol monophosphomannose synthase, which yields MNDGGRVFEAGDQGRQFGSLGTALVIIPTYDEAENIASIVGRVRASVPDAHVLIADDNSPDGTGKIADELAAEDEQVHVLHRKGKEGLGAAYLAGFRWGLDHDYGVLIEMDADGSHQPEELPRLLTALKGADLVLGSRWVPGGRVVNWPKHREFISRGGSTYSRLLLDVPIRDVTGGYRAFRRETLEGLGLSEVESQGYCFQVDLARRAIKAGYHVVEVPITFVERELGDSKMSQNIVVEALWRVTAWGVGERVGRVIGRKQP from the coding sequence GTGAACGACGGCGGTCGGGTCTTCGAAGCGGGAGACCAGGGGAGGCAGTTCGGCTCGCTCGGCACGGCCTTGGTGATCATTCCGACCTACGACGAGGCGGAGAACATCGCGTCCATCGTCGGCCGGGTGCGGGCCTCCGTGCCGGACGCGCACGTCCTGATCGCCGATGACAACAGCCCCGACGGCACCGGCAAGATCGCCGACGAGCTCGCGGCCGAGGACGAGCAGGTGCACGTGCTGCACCGCAAGGGCAAGGAAGGCCTCGGCGCCGCCTACCTCGCGGGCTTCCGCTGGGGGCTCGACCACGACTACGGCGTGCTGATCGAGATGGACGCCGACGGCTCCCACCAGCCCGAGGAGCTGCCCCGGCTGCTGACCGCGCTCAAGGGCGCCGACCTCGTGCTCGGCTCGCGCTGGGTGCCGGGCGGCCGGGTCGTGAACTGGCCCAAGCACCGCGAGTTCATCTCCCGCGGCGGCAGCACCTACTCGCGCCTGCTGCTCGACGTGCCCATCCGGGACGTGACGGGCGGCTACCGCGCCTTCCGCCGCGAGACCCTCGAAGGCCTCGGCCTGAGCGAGGTCGAGTCGCAGGGCTACTGCTTCCAGGTCGACCTGGCGCGCCGCGCGATCAAGGCGGGCTACCACGTCGTCGAGGTGCCGATCACGTTCGTCGAGCGCGAACTGGGCGACAGCAAGATGAGCCAGAACATCGTCGTCGAGGCGCTGTGGCGGGTCACCGCCTGGGGTGTGGGCGAGCGGGTGGGCCGGGTCATCGGGCGCAAGCAGCCCTGA
- a CDS encoding amidohydrolase: MSQSTAPGNDAQDLQDAHSHRTVLLRGGDVHSPADPFATAMVVERGHVAWVGSEGAADAFADGVDDIVDLKGALVTPAFTDAHVHTTATGLALTGLDLSGARSLDDALVRVREHAAARPHDTVLLGHGWDAARWPGGRPPTRAELDEATGGRPLYLSRIDVHSAVATTALLDLVPGITERTGFRPDAPLTGDAHHGVRAAALAAITPLQRTEAQRAALRRAASLGIGSVHECAGPEISDEDDFTGLLRLAAEEPGPRVVGYWAEHGEEGVARARELGALGAAGDLFVDGALGSHTACLHEPYADAAHTGTAHLDAAAVAAHVVACTGAGLQAGFHAIGDAAVSSVVDGMRQAAEKLGPARVRAARHRVEHAEMLTPETIAGLAEFGLTASVQPAFDALWGGEDGMYAQRLGADRARTLNPYAALLRAGVPLAFGSDSPVTPLDPWGTVRAAAFHRTPEHRVSVRAAFTAHTRGGWRAVGRDDAGVLVPGAPADYAVWRTSDLVVQAPDDRVARWSTDPRSGTPGLPDLSPGGELPVCLRTVVGGRPVHVGPDE; the protein is encoded by the coding sequence ATGAGCCAGAGCACCGCCCCCGGGAACGACGCCCAGGACCTCCAGGATGCCCACAGCCACCGCACCGTGCTGCTGCGCGGCGGTGACGTCCACAGCCCCGCCGATCCGTTCGCCACCGCGATGGTCGTCGAGCGCGGCCATGTCGCCTGGGTCGGCTCCGAGGGCGCGGCGGACGCCTTCGCCGACGGCGTCGACGACATCGTCGACCTCAAAGGCGCCCTGGTCACCCCGGCCTTCACGGACGCCCACGTGCACACCACGGCCACCGGCCTCGCCCTCACGGGACTCGACCTGTCGGGCGCCCGATCGCTGGACGACGCGCTCGTACGCGTACGCGAACACGCCGCCGCACGGCCGCACGACACCGTCCTGCTCGGCCACGGCTGGGACGCCGCCCGCTGGCCCGGCGGCCGCCCGCCCACGCGCGCGGAGCTCGACGAGGCCACCGGAGGCCGGCCGCTCTACCTCTCCCGCATCGACGTCCACTCGGCGGTCGCCACCACCGCGCTGCTCGACCTGGTGCCCGGCATCACCGAGCGCACCGGCTTCCGCCCGGACGCCCCGCTGACCGGCGACGCCCACCACGGGGTGCGCGCCGCCGCCCTCGCCGCCATCACGCCCCTCCAGCGCACGGAGGCCCAGCGCGCCGCCCTGCGCCGCGCTGCCTCCCTCGGCATCGGCTCCGTGCACGAGTGCGCGGGCCCGGAGATCTCCGACGAGGACGACTTCACCGGGCTGCTGCGGCTCGCCGCCGAGGAGCCGGGGCCGCGCGTCGTCGGCTACTGGGCCGAGCACGGCGAGGAAGGCGTGGCCCGCGCCCGGGAGTTGGGCGCGCTCGGCGCCGCCGGTGACCTCTTCGTGGACGGCGCCCTCGGCTCCCACACCGCCTGCCTCCACGAGCCGTACGCCGACGCCGCCCACACCGGCACGGCCCACCTGGACGCCGCCGCCGTCGCCGCCCACGTCGTGGCGTGCACCGGGGCGGGCCTCCAGGCGGGCTTCCACGCCATCGGGGACGCCGCGGTGAGCTCCGTGGTCGACGGCATGCGCCAGGCCGCCGAGAAGCTCGGCCCGGCGCGTGTCAGGGCCGCCCGGCACCGCGTGGAGCACGCCGAGATGCTCACCCCCGAGACGATCGCGGGCCTCGCCGAGTTCGGCCTCACCGCGTCCGTGCAGCCCGCCTTCGACGCCCTGTGGGGCGGCGAGGACGGCATGTACGCCCAGCGCCTCGGCGCCGACCGGGCGCGCACCCTCAATCCGTACGCGGCCCTGCTGCGCGCCGGCGTGCCCCTGGCCTTCGGCTCCGACAGCCCCGTCACGCCGCTCGACCCCTGGGGCACGGTCCGCGCCGCCGCCTTCCACCGCACGCCCGAGCACCGCGTCTCCGTGCGCGCCGCGTTCACCGCCCACACCAGGGGCGGCTGGCGCGCCGTCGGCCGTGACGACGCGGGCGTCCTGGTGCCGGGCGCGCCCGCGGACTACGCGGTGTGGCGCACCTCCGACCTGGTGGTTCAGGCCCCGGACGACCGCGTGGCCCGCTGGTCGACCGACCCGCGCTCGGGCACGCCCGGCCTGCCCGACCTGTCGCCGGGCGGTGAACTCCCGGTCTGCCTGCGCACGGTGGTGGGCGGCCGGCCGGTCCATGTGGGGCCGGACGAGTGA
- a CDS encoding phosphotransferase family protein gives MASAPRPRTTTRDPEELARRLTAWLDTRLPGAKAVDVSVPESNGMSSETLLFTVEHPEPPLRGCALRLAADPAAYTIFPVYDMPRQYRTMRLVTERTDLPVPRVLWLEEDPGPLGAPFFVMERVEGRVPPDVMPYTYEGNWLHAATDAERAHLEEASVAVVARLHDQVPADEAAFLALPGKGSPLRRHVETQRAYYAWVVSGLPRSPLIERAFDRLEELWPDTAGEPVLNWGDARIGNIVYDGFEPAAVLDWEMAALAPREVDLGWMIYLHRFFQDLTVSFGQPGLPDFLRRDRVEDTYARLTGHPPHAMDFYTLYAALRHAIVMLRVAYRQVHFGEAAAPGAPQDTDTLILHHGSLAAMVQGSYW, from the coding sequence ATGGCATCGGCACCCCGCCCCCGCACCACCACCCGCGACCCGGAAGAACTCGCCCGCCGCCTCACGGCCTGGCTCGACACCCGGCTGCCCGGCGCCAAGGCGGTCGACGTGAGCGTCCCGGAGTCCAACGGCATGTCCAGCGAGACCCTGCTCTTCACCGTCGAGCACCCCGAACCACCCTTGCGGGGCTGCGCGTTGCGCCTCGCGGCCGACCCGGCGGCATACACGATCTTCCCCGTCTACGACATGCCGCGCCAGTACCGCACCATGCGGCTCGTCACCGAGCGCACCGACCTGCCGGTGCCGCGTGTCCTGTGGCTGGAAGAGGACCCCGGACCGCTGGGCGCGCCCTTCTTCGTCATGGAGCGGGTCGAGGGCCGCGTACCGCCGGACGTCATGCCCTACACGTACGAGGGGAACTGGCTGCACGCCGCCACCGACGCCGAACGCGCACACCTGGAGGAGGCCTCGGTCGCCGTGGTGGCCCGGCTGCACGACCAAGTCCCGGCGGACGAGGCGGCCTTCCTCGCGCTGCCCGGCAAGGGCAGCCCGCTGCGCCGCCACGTCGAGACCCAACGCGCTTACTACGCATGGGTGGTGAGCGGACTGCCCCGCTCACCCCTGATCGAGCGCGCCTTCGACCGCCTCGAAGAGCTGTGGCCGGACACCGCCGGCGAACCCGTCCTGAACTGGGGCGACGCACGCATCGGCAACATCGTCTACGACGGCTTCGAACCCGCGGCCGTCCTCGACTGGGAGATGGCGGCGCTCGCCCCGCGCGAGGTCGACCTCGGCTGGATGATCTACTTGCACCGCTTCTTCCAGGACCTGACGGTGAGCTTCGGCCAGCCGGGGCTGCCGGACTTCCTGCGCCGGGACCGCGTCGAGGACACGTACGCCCGGCTCACCGGGCACCCCCCGCACGCCATGGACTTCTACACGCTGTACGCGGCGCTGCGGCACGCGATCGTCATGCTGCGCGTCGCCTACCGCCAGGTCCACTTCGGCGAAGCCGCCGCGCCCGGTGCGCCACAGGACACGGACACGCTGATCCTGCACCACGGCAGCCTCGCGGCCATGGTGCAGGGCAGCTACTGGTGA
- a CDS encoding glycoside hydrolase family 18 protein, which translates to MLRSHSPRPGLRALIATACCAVLGAGLLGGAGSAAAEPDRTPTTKAAAGSKVVGYFTEWGVYGRDYHVKNIETSGSAAKLTHINYAFGNVQGGKCTMGDAYAATDKAYTAAQSVDGVADTWDQPLRGNFNQLRKLKKKHPDLKVLWSFGGWTWSGGFTEAAKNPAAFAQSCYDLVENSKWADVFDGIDIDWEYPNACGLTCDTSGREAYKKLMAAVRAKFGSGNLVTAAIPADASAGGKIDAADYAGAAQYVDWYNPMTYDYFGAWDAKGPTAPHSPLTSYTGIPKASYHSDATIKKLRSLGIPAQKLLLGIGFYGRGWTGVTQKAPGGTATGPAAGKYEQGIDDYKELKTKCPANGTVGGTAYAHCGNNWWSYDTPATIAGKMNYKDQAGLGGTFFWELSGDTANGELIKAIN; encoded by the coding sequence ATGCTCAGATCGCACTCCCCTCGCCCCGGCCTCCGCGCCCTGATCGCCACCGCCTGTTGCGCCGTCCTCGGCGCGGGCCTCCTCGGCGGGGCCGGCAGCGCCGCCGCCGAACCGGACAGGACCCCGACGACCAAGGCCGCCGCCGGTTCCAAGGTCGTCGGATACTTCACCGAATGGGGTGTCTACGGCCGGGACTACCACGTCAAGAACATCGAGACGTCCGGCTCCGCCGCCAAGCTCACCCACATCAACTACGCCTTCGGCAACGTCCAGGGCGGCAAGTGCACCATGGGCGACGCCTACGCGGCGACGGACAAGGCCTACACCGCCGCCCAGTCCGTCGACGGCGTGGCCGACACCTGGGACCAGCCGCTGCGCGGCAACTTCAACCAGCTGCGCAAGCTCAAGAAGAAGCACCCGGACCTCAAGGTGCTGTGGTCCTTCGGCGGCTGGACGTGGTCGGGCGGCTTCACGGAGGCCGCGAAGAACCCGGCGGCGTTCGCCCAGTCCTGCTACGACCTGGTCGAGAACTCCAAGTGGGCCGATGTCTTCGACGGCATCGACATCGACTGGGAGTACCCCAACGCCTGCGGCCTGACGTGCGACACCAGCGGGCGCGAGGCCTACAAGAAGCTGATGGCCGCGGTCCGCGCGAAGTTCGGCAGCGGCAATCTCGTGACGGCGGCGATCCCCGCGGACGCCTCCGCGGGCGGCAAGATCGACGCGGCCGACTACGCGGGCGCCGCCCAGTACGTCGACTGGTACAACCCGATGACGTACGACTACTTCGGTGCGTGGGACGCGAAGGGGCCGACCGCCCCGCACTCGCCGCTCACCTCCTACACCGGCATCCCGAAGGCCTCGTACCACTCCGACGCCACGATCAAGAAGCTCCGGAGCCTCGGCATCCCGGCCCAGAAGCTGCTGCTCGGCATCGGCTTCTACGGGCGCGGCTGGACGGGCGTCACGCAGAAGGCCCCCGGCGGCACCGCGACCGGGCCCGCCGCGGGCAAGTACGAGCAGGGCATCGACGACTACAAGGAACTGAAGACCAAGTGCCCGGCGAACGGCACGGTCGGCGGGACCGCGTACGCCCACTGCGGGAACAACTGGTGGAGCTACGACACCCCGGCGACCATCGCGGGGAAGATGAACTACAAGGACCAGGCGGGCCTCGGCGGCACGTTCTTCTGGGAGCTCAGCGGCGACACGGCGAACGGTGAGCTGATCAAGGCCATCAACTGA
- a CDS encoding DUF6230 family protein, protein MPAVLAVGVMASVMAEGALAASFAVSGTSFQVSSGKLTSEGLSSYVQTDRDIDGKGHPVALLGIGDATLSDICQAAEVKTPVGTVVFKLTAGGDAGNVTASNLVIDGEDLVGDARFGTAQIGRDASTLDEVPGVKGERGKFGLQAGDITVSGVKSHAWSATGGNFRLKGMRVDVSLGGKKCF, encoded by the coding sequence ATGCCGGCCGTGCTGGCCGTCGGCGTGATGGCGTCCGTGATGGCCGAGGGCGCGCTCGCCGCGTCCTTCGCCGTCTCGGGCACCAGCTTCCAGGTCTCCTCGGGCAAGCTGACGAGCGAGGGCCTGTCCTCGTACGTCCAGACGGACCGGGACATCGACGGCAAGGGGCACCCGGTGGCGCTCCTCGGGATCGGGGACGCGACCCTGTCCGACATCTGTCAGGCCGCCGAGGTGAAGACCCCGGTCGGCACGGTCGTCTTCAAGCTGACCGCGGGCGGCGACGCGGGCAACGTCACCGCGAGCAACCTCGTCATCGACGGCGAGGACCTGGTGGGCGACGCCCGCTTCGGCACCGCGCAGATCGGCCGGGACGCCTCGACGCTGGACGAGGTGCCCGGGGTCAAGGGCGAGCGGGGCAAGTTCGGGCTCCAGGCCGGGGACATCACGGTCTCCGGGGTGAAGTCCCACGCCTGGTCGGCGACGGGCGGGAACTTCCGGCTCAAGGGCATGCGGGTCGACGTCAGCCTCGGCGGCAAGAAGTGCTTCTGA
- a CDS encoding TetR/AcrR family transcriptional regulator — protein sequence MNNSQQRGTDRSAARRAELITIGRKLFADRSYDALSMDDIAKQAGVAKGLIYYYFKSKRGYYLAIIEDSVADLVARAGRHDDLPPVERVQRTIDGYLRYAEHHQAAYRAIISGGVGFDAEVHAIRDGVREAMIKTIAEGTYGRADIPCLARTALLGWLCSVEGITLDWVGHRGLARERVCALLVRTLGDTLRVIEDFEPSFPAPSRP from the coding sequence TTGAATAATAGTCAACAGCGCGGTACCGACCGTTCCGCGGCTCGCCGCGCCGAACTCATCACCATCGGCCGGAAGCTGTTCGCCGACAGGTCCTACGACGCCCTGTCGATGGACGACATCGCGAAGCAGGCGGGCGTCGCCAAAGGGCTGATCTACTACTACTTCAAGTCCAAGCGCGGCTACTACCTCGCGATCATCGAGGACTCCGTCGCCGACCTGGTCGCGCGCGCCGGACGGCACGACGACCTGCCGCCTGTGGAGCGCGTGCAGCGCACCATCGACGGCTATCTGCGCTATGCCGAGCACCACCAGGCCGCCTACCGGGCGATCATCAGCGGGGGAGTCGGCTTCGACGCCGAGGTACACGCCATCCGCGACGGCGTGCGCGAGGCGATGATCAAGACGATCGCCGAGGGGACGTACGGCCGCGCCGACATCCCGTGTCTCGCCCGCACCGCGCTGCTCGGCTGGCTGTGCAGCGTCGAGGGCATCACGCTCGACTGGGTCGGGCACCGCGGTCTGGCGCGCGAGCGGGTCTGCGCCCTCCTCGTGCGCACCCTCGGGGACACGCTGCGCGTCATCGAGGACTTCGAGCCGTCGTTCCCGGCGCCTTCGCGGCCCTGA
- the fxsA gene encoding FxsA family membrane protein produces the protein MTTGAPPPIRPARPRRSGPLRFLPLGIAAWLVLEIWLLTVVAGATNGLVVFLLLVGGLVLGSAVIKRAGRRAFRKLSEAVQQQQSGIPPEPAASGGGGALTMLGGLLIILPGLISDALGLILLVPPVQKALGKYAERTFERKVREATPGGLGDPFQQARMHRPDGKVVQGEVIRDEPPARGPRPDDPQLPH, from the coding sequence ATGACGACTGGCGCACCGCCTCCCATCCGACCCGCCAGGCCCCGGCGCTCCGGGCCCCTGAGGTTCCTGCCGCTCGGCATCGCCGCGTGGCTCGTCCTGGAAATCTGGCTGCTCACCGTCGTGGCGGGCGCCACGAACGGGCTCGTGGTCTTCCTGCTCCTGGTGGGCGGCCTCGTGCTCGGCTCCGCGGTGATCAAGCGCGCGGGGCGCAGGGCCTTCCGCAAGCTCAGCGAGGCGGTGCAACAGCAGCAGAGCGGCATCCCGCCCGAGCCCGCCGCGTCCGGCGGCGGCGGGGCCCTGACGATGCTGGGCGGCCTGCTGATCATCCTGCCCGGCCTGATCTCGGACGCCCTGGGGCTGATCCTGCTGGTGCCGCCGGTCCAGAAGGCCCTCGGGAAGTACGCGGAGCGGACGTTCGAGCGCAAGGTCCGCGAGGCGACGCCCGGCGGCCTCGGCGACCCCTTCCAGCAGGCGCGCATGCACCGCCCGGACGGCAAGGTCGTCCAGGGCGAGGTCATCAGGGACGAGCCCCCGGCGCGCGGCCCCCGCCCTGACGACCCGCAGCTGCCGCACTGA
- a CDS encoding MFS transporter → MGTDTERTAAADEAAAERRREQRGWYFYDWACSVYSTSVLTVFLGPYLTEIAKAAADPEGYVHPLGIPVRAGSFFAYAVSASVLVSVFVMPPAAAAADRTGRKKPLLAVAAYLGAAATAGMFFLDGDRYLLGGLLLIVANASLAVSMVLYNSYLPQIAPPEERDAVSSRGWAFGYASGALVLVANLVLFLAHDTFGVSESTAVRICLASAGVWWGAFTLVPLKRLRDRRAAPSEGASRGGLRQLAATVRDMRRHPHTLAFLLAYLVYNDGVQTVISQASVYGSEELGLSQSTLIVAVLLVQLLAVAGALTMGGLARIHGAKRVILGSLVAWTVTIGAGYFLPSGAPAWFFVLAAGIGLVLGGTQALSRSLFSHLVPRGKEAEYFSAYEISDRGMAWLGPLIFGLTYQLTGSYRDAIVSLVAFFALGFVLLARVPVRRAVRDAGNPVPERI, encoded by the coding sequence GTGGGCACCGACACCGAGCGGACGGCTGCGGCCGACGAAGCCGCCGCGGAACGGCGGCGCGAACAGCGCGGCTGGTACTTCTACGACTGGGCGTGCTCGGTCTACTCGACCAGCGTCCTGACCGTGTTCCTGGGCCCCTACCTCACGGAGATCGCCAAGGCGGCCGCCGACCCGGAGGGGTACGTGCACCCGCTGGGCATCCCGGTCCGGGCGGGCTCCTTCTTCGCGTACGCGGTGTCCGCCTCCGTGCTCGTGTCCGTCTTCGTGATGCCGCCGGCGGCCGCCGCCGCCGACCGCACCGGGCGCAAGAAGCCGCTGCTGGCCGTGGCCGCGTACCTGGGGGCGGCCGCGACGGCGGGGATGTTCTTCCTGGACGGCGACCGCTATCTCCTCGGCGGCCTCCTGCTGATCGTCGCCAACGCCTCGCTCGCCGTCTCGATGGTGCTCTACAACTCCTACCTGCCCCAGATCGCCCCTCCCGAGGAGCGCGACGCGGTCTCCTCGCGCGGCTGGGCCTTCGGTTACGCCTCGGGCGCCCTGGTCCTGGTGGCGAACCTGGTGCTGTTCCTCGCCCATGACACCTTCGGTGTCTCCGAGTCGACCGCGGTCCGCATCTGCCTGGCGTCGGCCGGCGTGTGGTGGGGCGCCTTCACCCTCGTACCGCTGAAGCGGCTGCGCGACCGGCGGGCGGCGCCGTCGGAGGGCGCGTCGCGCGGTGGCCTGCGGCAACTGGCGGCGACGGTGCGCGACATGCGCAGGCACCCTCACACGCTCGCCTTCCTGCTGGCGTACCTCGTCTACAACGACGGGGTGCAGACGGTGATCTCCCAGGCGTCCGTCTACGGCTCCGAGGAGCTCGGGCTCAGCCAGTCCACGCTGATCGTCGCGGTGCTGCTGGTGCAGCTGCTCGCGGTCGCCGGGGCGCTCACCATGGGCGGGCTCGCCCGGATCCACGGCGCCAAGCGCGTCATCCTCGGCTCCCTCGTGGCCTGGACGGTGACGATCGGGGCGGGTTACTTCCTGCCCTCGGGGGCGCCCGCGTGGTTCTTCGTCCTGGCGGCGGGGATCGGCCTGGTCCTCGGCGGCACGCAGGCCCTGTCCCGCTCCCTCTTCTCGCACCTGGTGCCGCGCGGCAAGGAGGCCGAGTACTTCTCCGCGTACGAGATCAGCGACCGCGGGATGGCCTGGCTGGGGCCGCTGATCTTCGGCCTCACCTACCAGCTCACCGGGAGCTACCGGGACGCGATCGTCTCCCTCGTGGCCTTCTTCGCGCTCGGTTTCGTGCTGCTCGCGAGGGTGCCGGTGAGGCGTGCGGTGCGCGACGCGGGGAACCCCGTACCCGAGAGGATTTAA
- a CDS encoding RNA polymerase-binding protein RbpA, which yields MSERALRGTRLVVTSYETDRGIDLAPRQAVEYACQNGHRFEMPFSVEAEIPPEWECKVCGAQALLVDGDGPEEKKGKPARTHWDMLMERRTREELEEVLEERLAVLRSGAMNIAVHPRDSRKSA from the coding sequence ATGAGTGAGCGAGCTCTTCGCGGCACGCGCCTCGTGGTGACAAGCTACGAGACCGACCGCGGCATCGACCTGGCTCCGCGCCAGGCCGTGGAGTACGCATGCCAGAACGGACATCGTTTCGAGATGCCGTTCTCGGTCGAGGCGGAGATCCCGCCGGAGTGGGAGTGCAAGGTCTGCGGGGCCCAGGCACTCCTGGTAGACGGCGACGGACCTGAGGAGAAGAAGGGCAAGCCGGCGCGTACGCACTGGGACATGCTCATGGAGCGCCGTACTCGAGAGGAACTCGAAGAGGTCCTGGAGGAGCGCCTCGCGGTCCTTCGGTCCGGTGCCATGAACATCGCGGTGCATCCGCGGGACAGCCGTAAGTCCGCCTGA
- a CDS encoding Lrp/AsnC family transcriptional regulator has product MEELDRQIVQLLVKDGRMSYTDLGKATGLSTSAVHQRVRRLEQRGVIRGYAAVVDPEAVGLPLTAFISVKPFDPSAPDDIAERLAGVPEIEACHSVAGDENYILKVRVATPLELEHLLSRLRALAGVSTRTTVVLSTPYEARPPQV; this is encoded by the coding sequence ATGGAGGAGCTGGACCGACAGATCGTGCAGCTGCTCGTCAAGGACGGGCGGATGAGCTACACCGACCTGGGCAAGGCCACGGGCCTGTCCACGTCAGCCGTGCATCAGCGGGTGCGCCGCCTTGAGCAGCGCGGAGTCATTCGTGGCTATGCCGCGGTCGTCGACCCCGAGGCCGTGGGGCTGCCCCTCACGGCCTTCATCTCGGTGAAGCCGTTCGACCCCAGCGCACCGGACGACATCGCCGAACGCCTCGCCGGCGTTCCGGAGATCGAGGCGTGCCACAGCGTCGCGGGGGACGAGAACTACATCCTCAAGGTCCGCGTCGCCACCCCACTGGAACTGGAGCACCTGCTGAGCCGTCTGCGCGCGCTCGCCGGCGTCTCCACGCGGACGACCGTCGTGCTCTCCACGCCCTACGAGGCCCGCCCGCCGCAGGTCTGA
- a CDS encoding acyl-CoA dehydrogenase: MPDHAPQPVDRQLPTDEARDLLSLVRDIVQREIVPRAAQEEEAGRFPREVFTLLSEAGLLGLPYDSEFGGGDQPYEVYLQVLEELAAARLTVGLGVSVHSLSCHALAGYGTKEQQGEHLPAMLGGGLLGAYCLSEPASGSDAASLRTKAVRDGDHWVIDGTKAWITHGGVADFYTVMARTGGEGARGVTAFLVPGDAEGLTAAVPEKKMGMKGSPTAQIHFDGVRVPDSRRIGDEGQGFAIALSALDSGRLGIAACAIGVAQAALDEALAYATERRQFGRPIADFQGLRFMLVDMATQIEAGRALYLAAARLRDAGRPFAKQAAMAKLLCTDAAMKVTTDAVQVLGGYGYTADFPVERFMREAKVLQIVEGTNQIQRMVIARHLAGPETR, from the coding sequence ATGCCCGACCACGCCCCACAGCCGGTGGATCGTCAGCTGCCGACGGATGAGGCCAGGGATCTGCTCTCGCTCGTCCGGGACATCGTCCAGCGCGAGATCGTCCCGCGGGCGGCGCAGGAGGAGGAAGCCGGACGCTTCCCGCGCGAGGTCTTCACGCTGCTCTCCGAGGCCGGACTGCTCGGTCTCCCGTACGACTCCGAGTTCGGCGGCGGCGACCAGCCCTACGAGGTCTACCTCCAGGTCCTGGAGGAGCTCGCCGCCGCACGCCTGACCGTCGGCCTCGGCGTCAGTGTCCACTCGCTCTCCTGCCACGCGCTCGCCGGGTACGGCACCAAGGAGCAGCAGGGTGAACACCTGCCCGCCATGCTCGGCGGCGGCCTCCTCGGCGCGTACTGCCTCTCCGAGCCGGCGTCGGGCTCGGACGCCGCCTCCCTGCGCACGAAGGCCGTCCGGGACGGTGACCACTGGGTCATCGACGGCACCAAGGCCTGGATCACGCATGGCGGCGTCGCCGACTTCTACACCGTCATGGCCCGCACCGGCGGCGAGGGCGCCCGGGGCGTCACGGCCTTCCTGGTGCCGGGCGACGCCGAGGGGCTGACCGCGGCGGTGCCCGAGAAGAAGATGGGCATGAAGGGCTCGCCCACCGCGCAGATCCATTTCGACGGCGTCCGCGTCCCGGACTCCCGCCGCATCGGGGACGAGGGCCAGGGCTTCGCCATCGCGCTCTCGGCGCTCGACTCGGGGCGGCTCGGCATCGCGGCCTGCGCCATCGGTGTGGCCCAGGCGGCGCTGGACGAGGCGCTCGCGTACGCCACCGAGCGGCGGCAGTTCGGCCGGCCGATCGCGGACTTCCAGGGGTTGCGCTTCATGCTGGTGGACATGGCGACGCAGATCGAGGCGGGCCGGGCGCTCTATCTGGCGGCGGCCAGGCTGCGCGACGCGGGCCGGCCGTTCGCCAAGCAGGCGGCCATGGCCAAGCTGCTGTGCACGGACGCCGCGATGAAGGTGACGACGGACGCCGTGCAGGTCCTCGGGGGCTACGGCTACACGGCGGACTTCCCCGTGGAACGCTTCATGCGCGAGGCGAAGGTGCTCCAGATCGTCGAGGGCACCAATCAGATCCAGCGCATGGTCATCGCCCGTCACCTCGCGGGTCCCGAGACGCGCTGA